The genomic interval CGCGGTGGCCGCCTGGTATGACCAGCGTCTGGTGCCCGAGTCGCTGCAGGACCTCGGCACGGACCTGCGACAGCGACTGAGAGATGCCCGTGACCGCGTGCTGGCGGTAAGTGGTCACGAGAATCCTCTGGATGAGGCGCCGGTGGTTCAGCGTTCGGTGGGTGTCCGGAATCCCTATGTGGATCCGCTCAACCTGCTGCAGGTGGAGCTGCTGGACCGGGTTCGGCACGGGCACGAGGAAGACCTGCGCGAGGCGCTCATGATCTGCATCAACGGCATCGCCGCCGGCATGCGCAACACGGGCTGATCCCATGCAGGCTTACCAGCGCGACCTGATCGAGTTTGCCCTGGCGCGGGATGTCCTTCGTTTCGGGGAGTTCACCCTGAAGTCGGGGCGGCAGAGCCCGTATTTTTTCAATACCGGGCTATTCAATACCGGCGAGGCATTGCAGCGGCTGGGTGCCGCCTACGCTCGCTGCGCGGTGGAGTCCGCGCCGCCGTTCGACATGCTGTTCGGGCCGGCTTACAAGGGGATCCCGCTGATATCGGCCACCGCCATGGCGTTGTCCCTGGATCACGGCATGGACTGTCCCTGGGCGTTCAATCGCAAGGAGGCCAAGGACCATGGTGAGGGCGGCCGGGTGGTGGGCGCTCCGCTGTCCGGGCGGGTCCTGGTGGTAGACGATGTGATTTCCGCCGGCACCTCGGTGGCGGAAAGTGTCGCGCTGATCGAATCCGCCGGTGCCCGGCTGGCAGGCGTGCTGGTAGCGCTGGACCGCCAGGAAAAAGGCCAGGGCGAGCGCTCGGCTACCCAGGACGTGGCCGAGTTGCATGGCGTGCCGGTCACCGCGATTCTGACGCTGGAAACGCTGATGGACTACCTGGAAAAGCAGCACGGCGGGGCCGACCCGAGGCTCGCCGCCATGCGGCGATATCAGGCGCGCTACGGAGTCTGAGCCGGGCCCGCCGCGGGCGGTTCATTGTCTTCGGCTGGGGGCTGACCGGTGCGACCACGCCCCACCATCTCGGGCAGGTAGCGATCGATGAGAACGGCCACCGGGGCGGCGATGGCCAGACTCGCCAGCGTGCCGGCCGTTGTGGCGGTCGCCACAACCCACCCCGACTCCATCGTCAGGTTGGCATGCATCCAGGCCGCCAGCGGCGGGTTGACGAAGTGATAGAAAAAGCCGTGCAGGCAGTAAACGATCAGGGTGATGGCCCCGAGGTGCTGTAACCAGGCCCAGGCGGGCAGCAGGCGCGCCAGTAGGACGACCATGAGGCTGCCCACCAGTGCCGTTAGCGGAAACAGCAGCGGATGCCCCACGGTGCCGAACATCATCACCACGGCCTCGAGCAGCCGGAACGGCCCCTGGTTGAGGTCGTAGGTCAGCGTCACCACGGCGATACAGGCCAGCGTGGCGGCAGCCACACCCAATCGCGGCCACTCCCTTTCCAGCAGGCCGCTGCGACGGACCAGCACCCCGGTGAGGTAGAACGCATAGCCCAGTGGCACCACGTGGGCCATCCAGAAGAGCAGTTCCAGCGCCAGCACGTCCACATGGCGGTTGAACAGGTAGCCAACGCTGTAGAAGAAAACAATGGCTAGCAAAAGCCGGCTGGTGGACGTCCAGAAGCGGGCCAGGCCCTGATGCACCAGCTCCAGCACAATCAGGCTGGCCAGGAACCAGAGTGGGATGTTGAAAGCGGGCAGGCCCATGAGGGTGCTGATCCCTCCTTCGACCCAGCCGGCGGTGGCAGTGAGGTCGACCGTCGGAAACCAGCCCGGTACCCCGGCCAGCGCCACGGCCATGGGCAGAAAGCCGAAGACCAGATAGGGCACCAGCCGGCTGCGGGCCATGCGGCCGATGAATGACAGCAGTGGCATGGCCAGCCGCCTCTCGCTGGCCACCATGCCGGAGAGCAGAAAAAACAGCGCCATGTGGAAGGAGTACACCCACTTGTACTGGAGCGCCGCCGGCTCGCTGCCGAGGTACATCACCTGCTCCACCAGATGGCCGTAGAACACCAGCCCGATGGCGAGAAAACGGGCGGTGTCGATGCTGCCCAGCCGGATCATGAGGGCGTCCCCTCGCCGTGAATCAGTGTGCCAACGCCACTGTCGGTGAAAATTTCCAGCAGCAGGGCATGGCGAACACGGCCATCAATGATCGTGGTGGCCCCGACGCCGTCCCGAACGGCGTCCAGGGCGCATTCGACTTTGGGGAGCATGCCGCCATTGATGGTGCCGTCGGCAATCAGGCCCGCCACCCGCTCGGCGTCAAGGCCGGTGAGCAGGTGACCGTCACTATCGAGAATGCCGGGGGTGTTGGTCATCAGGATCAACTTCTCGGCGTTCAGCGTGCGCGCCAGATGACCGGCCACCAGATCGGCATTGATGTTGTAGGAAACGCCGGCTTCATCCACGCCGATGGGGGCAATCACGGGGATAAAATCAGCCCCGTCCAGCAGGGTCATCAGGGCCGGGTCGACATCCACCACCTGGCCGACATGACCGATATCGATAATCTCCGGAGCCTGCTCGGCAGGGCCGGGCCGGGTGAGCTTGAGACGCTGCGCACGGATCAGGCCGCCGTCCTTGCCACTCAGCCCCACCGCCCGGCCGCCGTGGGTGTTGATCAGGCTGACAATTTCCTTGTTGACCAGGCCGCCCAGCACCATCTCGACCACGTCCATGGTCTCTGCATCGGTCACGCGCATGCCCTGAACGAACTCGCTTTTCTTGCCGATCCGCTCCAGCAGTGAGCCGATTTGCGGGCCGCCGCCGTGAACCACCACCGGGTTGATGCCCACCAGCTTCATCAGCACCACATCACGGGCGAAATCGCCTTTCAGCGCCTCGTCCACCATGGCGTTTCCGCCGTACTTGACCACCACGGTTCGGCCGTGGAACCGGCGGATGTAGGGCAGCGCTTCGGTGAGGACGTGGGCGACTTGATCCGGGGGCGTGGACTCGTTGTTCATGCTGTTTTTGTTGTCCGCAAACAAAAGGGGCCGCACCCGAAGGCGCGGCCCAATGGTGGCGCCCTGTCAGTCAGGGCGCAAGCACCGGGAGGAGATCAGCCTCCCTGGGACGTACGCGGAAAGTCCGGCATGTCCGGCCGAGGCGTGGTTTCCGAGCTCGGGGGCAGCTCCGGATAGATCACCTCAGGCTGCTCACCCGTGAGTGAGCGCAGGAATGCGGTGACATCGTCGACTTCCTGATCCGTGAGGATACTGCCGAGCTGCGAGTCGTTCATGACCGCCACGGCTTCGCGCAGGCTCCAGACAATGCCGGAATGGAAGTACGGGGCCGTCAGTTCGACGTTGCGCAGCTGCGGGGAACGGAAGACGTACTCATCCGCCGCCGTCTCGGTCACCTGGGCACGCCCAAGGTCTCCCTCCG from Spiribacter sp. 2438 carries:
- the pyrE gene encoding orotate phosphoribosyltransferase, which gives rise to MQAYQRDLIEFALARDVLRFGEFTLKSGRQSPYFFNTGLFNTGEALQRLGAAYARCAVESAPPFDMLFGPAYKGIPLISATAMALSLDHGMDCPWAFNRKEAKDHGEGGRVVGAPLSGRVLVVDDVISAGTSVAESVALIESAGARLAGVLVALDRQEKGQGERSATQDVAELHGVPVTAILTLETLMDYLEKQHGGADPRLAAMRRYQARYGV
- a CDS encoding acyltransferase family protein — its product is MIRLGSIDTARFLAIGLVFYGHLVEQVMYLGSEPAALQYKWVYSFHMALFFLLSGMVASERRLAMPLLSFIGRMARSRLVPYLVFGFLPMAVALAGVPGWFPTVDLTATAGWVEGGISTLMGLPAFNIPLWFLASLIVLELVHQGLARFWTSTSRLLLAIVFFYSVGYLFNRHVDVLALELLFWMAHVVPLGYAFYLTGVLVRRSGLLEREWPRLGVAAATLACIAVVTLTYDLNQGPFRLLEAVVMMFGTVGHPLLFPLTALVGSLMVVLLARLLPAWAWLQHLGAITLIVYCLHGFFYHFVNPPLAAWMHANLTMESGWVVATATTAGTLASLAIAAPVAVLIDRYLPEMVGRGRTGQPPAEDNEPPAAGPAQTP
- the argB gene encoding acetylglutamate kinase — encoded protein: MNNESTPPDQVAHVLTEALPYIRRFHGRTVVVKYGGNAMVDEALKGDFARDVVLMKLVGINPVVVHGGGPQIGSLLERIGKKSEFVQGMRVTDAETMDVVEMVLGGLVNKEIVSLINTHGGRAVGLSGKDGGLIRAQRLKLTRPGPAEQAPEIIDIGHVGQVVDVDPALMTLLDGADFIPVIAPIGVDEAGVSYNINADLVAGHLARTLNAEKLILMTNTPGILDSDGHLLTGLDAERVAGLIADGTINGGMLPKVECALDAVRDGVGATTIIDGRVRHALLLEIFTDSGVGTLIHGEGTPS